A part of Procambarus clarkii isolate CNS0578487 chromosome 21, FALCON_Pclarkii_2.0, whole genome shotgun sequence genomic DNA contains:
- the LOC123760769 gene encoding carbohydrate sulfotransferase 6-like, with translation MPKLVRKISFGGKLLEKQAWKVSVGRVVSATLLLLLLTLLLSRPPPSERLRVKGSPQRQVLIWTQQRAGSTLTSQLLTALSCSFVTMEPLRRHAAEGSSLLSDILRCRFSQRMNYFREWVTGPQANDLRVKAICEVYPSLCEDPAYTEAVCRAACANVVKVATAELGVATPLLQDPSLQVKVIHLVRDPRALLASRYEVELGKIISKVDGTFFTPEDKNATTVCRRYRQDLAAARSLRRQYPHRYMLVRYEDLALDPLRQVRALYAFVDLPYTVRVAHAVAKHTLGLFVYYYQVDPYSTFKNSTATVFEWRTRLAFEEVERVQEECADILQAYGYHSYHSRLQYDDPRTSPLLSLTPEMWSPETTSSSSD, from the exons ATGCCGAAATTAGTTCGTAAAATTAGCTTTGGTGGAAAGCTGTTGGAAAAGCAGGCGTGGAAGGTTAgtgtagggagagtggtgagcgccacgctgctgctcctgctgctgactCTGCTCCTCAGCAGACCTCCTCCGTCAGAGCGACTCAGAGTGAAGGGCAGTCCGCAGCGCCAGGTGCTGATATGGACACAGCAGCGAGCAGGATCTACTCTGACGAGTCAGCTGCTGACGGCTCTGTCCTGTTCCTTCGTGACGATGGAGCCCCTCAGGAGACACGCGGCGGAGGGCAGCAGCCTACTGAGTGACATCCTTCGCTGCCGCTTCTCCCAACGGATGAACTACTTCAGGGAATGGGTCACGGGCCCTCAAGCGAACGACCTGAGAGTCAAGGCAATATGTGAGGTGTACCCGAGCCTGTGTGAGGATCCTGCCTACACCGAGGCGGTGTGTCGGGCCGCCTGCGCTAATGTGGTGAAGGTGGCAACAGCGGAACTAGGGGTGGCGACGCCCCTCCTGCAGGATCCCAGCCTGCAGGTGAAGGTGATCCACCTAGTGCGCGACCCCCGGGCCCTCCTCGCCTCCAGGTACGAGGTGGAGCTCGGGAAGATCATCAGTAAGGTAGACGGCACGTTCTTCACGCCGGAAGACAAGAACGCCACGACCGTCTGCCGCAGGTACCGGCAGGACCTGGCCGCTGCTCGCTCCCTGCGCCGCCAGTACCCTCACAG GTACATGTTGGTGAGGTACGAGGACCTGGCCTTGGACCCCCTGCGACAGGTGCGGGCCCTCTACGCCTTCGTAGACCTCCCCTACACCGTCCGCGTCGCCCACGCCGTCGCCAAACACACTCTCGGACTCTTCGTCTATTATTACCAAGTAGATCCTTACTCGACCTTCAAGAATTCAACGGCGACGGTGTTCGAGTGGCGGACACGTCTTGCCTTCGAGGAGGTGGAGAGGGTCCAGGAGGAGTGTGCGGACATCCTGCAAGCTTATGGCTACCACAGCTACCATTCCCGCCTCCAGTATGACGACCCGCGGACCTCTCCCTTACTCTCCCTGACCCCTGAAATGTGGAGCCCTGAAACCACCTCCTCGTCCAGTGATTAG